GCAGGGCGGCCTGATCGACGGTGGCGCGCTGCTGGGGCCCCGCAGCCCCGACGCCCGCGCCAGtagctgcggcggcagcggcggcgtcgggctgCAGGGGGGCCAGGGCAGGCTGCAGAGGGCCCAGTGCGGGCGGCGGCCCCTGTAGCTGTGGCTCCCGCGGCGCCTGGAGCAGAGCGTGGTCTGGAGCGGAGGTTCCCGCGGCGGCCTGGAGCAGAGGATCAGCCGGAGCAGAGGATCCCGCGGCTCCCGTGCCTGCGGCGCGTGCGGCGTTGcccgcgccagcggctccaATGGCGGCGCCCGGGCCagcggctcccgcggcggcgtccccgaCCGGCGCGCCCGCAAGGACGAGCGCAGCGGCCGGGGGTGTCCatggccgagcggcggcggcaggaaacccgggcggcggcggccgggcccagGCGCCCAGATCCGCGCGagcgggagcagaggagggagagggagcagAGGAAGTGAGGGgtgggaagaaggaggaggcggaggccggcggcgccggcggccggccggccatgagccggcggcggcaggcagcaGAGAACCGGCGGCTGGAAACAGAGGGGAAAACCTTAACCTAGGCTATTGATACCATAATGACGGGAATAATTCCTCTATatctccaaccctagatgggtgggtatatatggatccaatacatgggcctctagatgggcctttatacatatgggctcaatatactccaacagtaACTAAGATCATATAGCACTATTGAATGATGGATACGGATCTGCACCTGTAATTCCTTTTTAGATACAGATTCTAGTTTGATTAGCTAAGAATTCATCACTTCTTAGTTAAGATACAGTCAGGACTAGTTTCCTTCCTCACTTATTTGGGAAGCTTACCTTATTACATCATGACTCGATTTTTAATTGCAAAATCCTAACGTACGGCTGATATAACTGTAAAGATATAAACAATCAACACACACCTCTATGTGTTCTTGCAGTTTTGCAGATTGCTGCCTTGTTCATTGTTATTATTTGACAACCCGGTTAGGTTTGATAGACTTACCTGAGAGGAATTATGGTTCTAAagcagagttttttttttccaggggcCCCAATTCATTGGGAAGAGCGGCAATCATAAGGTAGACTAGCTTTTGCTGTATCTCTTGTTTTATGGAATTAGTTGCAGTCTTTTCTATGCTAACCTGGAGCATATGCACATGCTTTAATTCTGAGTGAAGAAAGTTACCTTTCATGATGTATCtgttggaacttggaagggATGACTTGACAAATGCAATGAACCTGTAGCACCTTTACCTTTTGGCCACTCACCATTGCTCAGGCGATCTGCATGCATTATGTAGGTCAAAGTTATCTTTTTCTCAAGGGCTGGAGAACGTGCTGCTCCATTCCTTCGACAAGCTGCCCAAGAGTATTCGAGCTATACATCATTTGCATTTGTCCTATGGAGAGAAGATGAGTCCCAGATTTGGTGGAACTCGTACGTGCTTTATGTACAATTTTTTGTTATCTAAATCATGCCTTTGTATAATATATTAACAAAAGTTACTGGTTAACAGTTTAGTATTGAATACATACATGTTTATATGATGAGTAAATATGAAAAATACCATCAGCTGTCACAATTTACTAAAACTATTGAGAGTTAGCATTTAAAGCTCTATTAGATGCAGATTGCACCATGAGGAGGAGGGGTGCACTTGTTGATGATCTATTTTCTGATCCTTTGCTCTTAAGTGCTATTTTTGGCTAGGTTTATGTACCTTAAACAGATAATTTGGATTGCAGTCTAAATTTTTAATACTGATATGGCAAATAGTAGCTACTTAGCATCCAAAAGATGTGACGTTGAAATCAGTGAGCATCGAGCAACTGAGCTACTGCATTTTAGTGACGCAAAATGTTACTGTGGTTCTACTGTTAGTGCATATGGTAAATCGGTCATTAATCTTTCCATTACTATTTTCTTATTTATTCCGGATCAGGTTAGGGGTGGAATCGGCTCCTGCACTTGTTTTCTTGAAGGGACCAGGCACAAAGCCTGTTGTACACCATGGCAAGTTTCCTCCTTCCTTAATCTCTTCAAATTTTACAATGCGGCTGATTATTGATGTCTATCTAATTCAGGAACTTTTAGCAAGTCAGAGTTCACAGAGATGATGGAGGAGCACAAACACAATGGTAATTGTTTAACAGTTTGTGAACCAATTGTACACTGAATTATCAAGCTGCATAATATCGTTGAGAGTACAGCTATCTTTGCCTGAAACAAAACATGTTTTTAATACTGCACTCACtcctttcttgttcttgttagATCTGCGCCAGCTAAGAAGTGACACATCTTTGGAACTGGGTTGTGACGCTAGAGGCCATTCACGTGCTGGCAATGATGCAGCAATTTGGTATTGTGTAATTGTCGCTGGTCGTCCTGGTGTAGAATTAAGTAAAAAAAGACAAGTAAGCTTCAATACTTAATTGCAATGGACAAGTTGGGGTGGTTTATTATTTGGATAATCTATTTTATTTGTGTACTAGTTTCCTGAGTATATTGGTTTTTTCAATTTGAAACCAGATTTTATGTAAGGCCCAAGACCAACTGATAGGTGATGTTAACAGAAGTGCTATTGGGAATGTGGCTAATTCAGTAGAGGTATCAAGTGCTGCTACTGCCTTGAAAGATGAACGGTTGACCTTTGTTTGGTTAGATGGAGAAGTGCAGAAGGTATCCTTTCAACTTAGAAGATGTGTTTCCTACCAAATGAAATGCTCTAGTTATGTTAAGGTTGTTGTTAAATCCCATGTATGCCATGGCCTGGGTAGCGGAAACACATCAGATCCTGGCTTCAGCAAATGGCTGATGCCATTGTCAGCAATCAAATAAGCGCTTCGAAAATAGGAGCATCGGTTCTTTGATTGCTCTTcttatatttgtaaatatagaTAACAATATATATTTTTGCAGCAAATTTGTGCCTTCTACCTTGCCACTGATTATAGTGGAGCCTGTGGTCCTAGAGGTTTTGGAGATGACAATGATATACCTGAAATTTTCATTGTTCGATTCCAAAGAAATGCAACATATGAGGCACTGAAAGCTGAGAAAAAGAACAATCTTGTGGAGGCTCTCCAGGGACAGCAGGCTGATGCCTCCCAGCTTGTGGCAAGGTACAAGGGCCCAGATGAAATTCAAGAGGTGCGAATTTAATGGTTTATACTTTCTAGTGATCTATGTTCCTTTCGATAATTAGGTCAAGTTAGGTAGCTTAGCACTAAAAAAAATCAGATGCATGGCTAACTCCGTGCCTCTTAACTATTATTGCAGATAAACAGGTGGATCTCTCAGATTATCAGAGATGGAGATTCTAGAGAAATTCCTTACTTTGTAAGTCTCTTGGAGGTTACAAGACTAAATTTTGTAACTTAAATCTGCCAGTCATTGCACTCAATCTTTGCCTTGTTGAATTGAttgttttacaaggaaaaaAGGCATTTATGTACAATATTAGGTAGAATGTAGGCTTCAATATTGTCCATTCAATTAATGATTTTGGATTAGATTGCTTTTCAGTTAAAGAATGCTCTTGTATTCTCTCTAGTGTGTCTCCTTAACTGATAAGGGTAAAATTATATGTGAAATTTCCATTTGTCTTTAAAGGAAAATACCAAAGGATGCCTTGTTTAGTTGATTGACTTCTCTGTGCTGGATCCAGTCTTTATTCAGTGTATCTCCTGCTTTTGATGACAGTCAGCATTATTTGTTCGATGCAATGTGCATCTAACCATTGTTGTATTATGAACACCCCTTTTCTCTACCCAAGCACCTAGATTATCCTGTATCAGCTGTTGGCATTAGTAGTAAAAGTTCACCGGGCTTTAACCAACTTTATATGGTAGAATGTAGAATTTTCTGCAATTGAGTTCTAAGCATGGCAGTTAGCCAGTTACATTGCAAAGAGAGTTACCATATCCCCCCTATTCTTAATTGTTTTGGTGTCCTTTTATGTGTGCAGACTTCAAAGGTGCCAGATCTTGTACCTGAGGAAACAAGCAAGGAATGGCTAAGGAGTACCAAAAGTATCCGCTCTGCAGGGAAAAGTCTAAGAGAGAAAATTGGCTTCCATTTCCAAGATTACCTAACTGACCCAAGGATTGGTTCAACTTTGCTGATGTGTGGTTGTATTTCTTTTGGAATAATATGGTTCAGGAACAACAAACCAACTCAGAGTACTCAACGGGTGAGGCATGTTTGATGCTTGATTAACAAGTTAATGACAGTTGACAGCCCTTGCATTTTTTTGTGGATTTAAACAAATTTAGAGTTTTCCACATGCTCTATTTTCTTAGTTGTTGATCAGTCAGTAGCACTCTACATATGTGCACATTTTGTAAGCTGTAAATGCTATATTCCATCTCAAACAATCCAAACAAATCCAATCTATCCATTGCATTTGCCATGTGATTCGCTTTTCGTTTGTTTCCACAAAACAGTCACTCTGTTAGTGTTTGATCTGATATTTTGTTTTGCATTCCATAAAACCTACTAGTTTCTCCCTAGCAAATCAGAGCATACTGTTCTTTACTCTTCAGAAAGTATGTTTACGTGTCGCTGTCGGGTTTTCAGAACTGACTGATATAGTGTGTGGTTCACAGGAAAAAGCTCCGAAAGACAAGACCAAGAGGCCTCGTCCAAAGCTTAGCACGTCGCTCTTTGGTCAGCCTGGATCTATCGCTGACGTTGAACCAAAAGATGCACGTCAGTGGGAGATGTCAGACTCAGATTCAGACTAATGACTTGATCCTTACATTCGGACTTGATCTACTGCAACTTTACTAAACTCTGTATAGTTGCGCGGTAGGCGCTAGCCCTAGTTTACGCTAATGCCGGCAGAGTACTCAGTTGGATCACTGAGTACTCAGTTGCCATCTTCCTGATGCTTCAGCTGCCGTGTGACTTCAGGGACACATTTTTGTTGCGACGTGTGTCAAACTGTCTATATTGTTTCGTGCGACTGACAAGCCTGGTATTGGTCACTCGAGTGGGATATTAATCTATTGTTTCGTGTCCATACTATGACTGACAAGCCTCAGTGTGGAGTAAACAGTAGTATTATGTTTAGTTTGACAAGAACATACCTTGTCTCCATATAGTGTAAAATTCCATGTGCTTGGTGTGAAAACCAAAATTTAGCTAACATCAAGAATTTCGACATTTGTTTGCTTGCCTCTTCTTTAAGATGTACCCCCGCATTTGGTGCCAACCCTTACAATTTGGATGTCCTAAAGTTGGAAGCGTAGATTTTGGGCCCTTCAAATTTCGGCAAAGGATTCATATGAAATACAATGATGTAATTAGAGAAGTAAAGCGTTATGGTGACACTGCTTTGGCGTCTCGGTGTGTCTAAGTTTTGACCATTGATTTGGCGCAAAAACTTGATAGCCCTTCAACTTTATCTACTTGGGTAGTCCTAAATTAAGGATATGTGCTCatgtttttcaaaattaaatttattcTTTGTGATGACTTTAATCTTAAATCTACTGGTAGGGTTCCTTAaatatattcataagataagtGGTGCGTGTATACATCTATCTGTAAGGATGAATATAAATGTGTATGCGAATATGGAAATCTGTCTATTTTACCAAATTTTGGATTGACCAGCTTTAAGTCTCATTTGGATCCAACTGCTAATAGGTGAAAATGCTAAATTTTAACACTAACTCATCCAAACGGGAGTGCTAATGGAGTAGTATAAACTTTAGCTAAAATTTAGAAATTTTAGTATATATAAGTACTAGTATATGCTAAAATTTAACACTCAATTTTAGCACATCTAAAATAGGTCTAAAGGTCACCACTCTGCAATTTCAAGCTAACACTGGAACTTAAAGCGCTCTGACAGTCTGACGTCAACCTCGAGGAACCTTTTTCAACTTCAACTAGTCGTGCTCTCACGGACCGGGCACCCAGCACATCACCTTCCCCTCCCCCCAAGCCAAACGCGAGTACCTCGCCCGTGATCTCCCCGATCTCCGGCGATGGCCGCGCGGCGGCCCGGATCCCCGGCCTCCAGGTGGCTGCGCCCATCCGCGCTGCTTCTCCTTGTCGCCCTCGCTCTCCTCTCGGCCCCAAGGCCGGCGCGCGCCCTCCGGTTCGACCTCGAGTCCGGCCACACCAAGTGCATCTCCGACGAGATCAAGATTAACTCCATGGCCGTCGGAAAGTACCACGTCTTCGGGCCCGACCCCAACTTCCCCGACGCCCAGCTCCCCGAATCGCATCGCATCTCCCTCAGGGTAAGCGAGCAGCGCCATGCGCCCCTCCGGTGGTTTTGATACGGAAGCCATGGCCATGCTTGTGGTTGTGGGTTACTGAGGCTCTTTGCTTCGATTGATGGTGGCGCAGGTGACGTCGCCGTACGGGAACAGCATGCACTACGCGGAGAACGTGCAGTCAGGGCACTTCGCCTTCACGGCGACGGAGGCCGGCGATTACCTAGCCTGCTTCTGGGCGCCCGACCACAAGCCGCCGGTCACCATCGGCTTCGAGTTTGACTGGAGGAGCGGCGTCTCGGCCAAGGACTGGCCCAGCGTTGCCAAGAAGGGCAAGGTCGATGTGAGTATTTTGTTTCTCCCTCCAGATTCTTACCTTCGTTTTGCTCAATTCGCTACCAATCTGGTCAAGCTCTAGTGCTGGTTAGTGATTCAGTTTGTCGAATTAATCAAATAGATCATGGGTTTAATTTGTTCGTGATAACAGAAATTATAGTATTGCTCTGTAGATTTGGGTGCTTGAGTGTGGAATAAGCTGTGGGTTTGTGGGATTAGTATTAGATAGGAGTAATTTACTAATTTGTGCATGCTGATAGTTTGTTGATCAATTCTGAGTCGTGTTGATGTTTGAGACAAGTTTGATTTCTTTGCATAAAGTTCTAGAGAAGAGTCCTAGAGGACATATGTTATAAATCTAGGGTGTCATGAACAGAGGCTAAACATGTTAATGTTCATTGTAAGTGTATTTTTTAACTTGAGGATGGAAGAAAATAAGACTTATGCTTTCTGACTTTAAATTAGTCTCTAAAAAACTAGGTAGTTTTAGCATATTTGATTATTACCTCATAAACATATTATTGGATTTGAAGATTAAACTGTTAGTGCTATCTAGGAATTGAAAACTTACTGGTCTTGCTAATAATTGTGTGTCAAATAGGCTTTGCTCCTCAGATTCGCTATTAGCTGTGGTGAAACTTCTTATAGGATCTCATAATGAGTTCTTCAGATTGACATGTTTGTCTTGTTTTGTGAGGATGTCCCACTTATATATGCACATAGTAGTGCTTTTTCGCATGTTGTTTCTTATAGCTGGTACCTCAGTTCATGCATGTGATGTTGCTTGTATGCTGCAGATGATGGAATTGGAGCTGAAGAAGCTGGAGGAAACCATAAAAAATATACATGAAGAAATGTTCTATCTCCGTGAAAGGTAGTATATAGTACATAGTATCAACTATGACTGGCAGCACTGAAAATAAAATTGGcaaagtattttttttaattcttatATCACATTGGGGCCATGTCATCCAGGGAGGAGGAAATGCAGGACCTGAACAGGCGAACAAACTCGAGGATGGCTTGGCTTGGGTTCCTCTCACTCGGCATCTGCTTATCAGTGGCAGGCTTGCAGCTGTGGCACCTGAAGACTTTCTTCGAGAGAAAGAAGCTGCTGTAGTTCCCCCAATTATTCACGATAGCGCACAGCACTAGAGCGGACAGGTGTAACTTTTTTGTGTGTGAACGGTTAATCCATGTTACAGAAGCGTGAACCCCATGCAGGAAACGGTGTTTGTCATACTTGAGAATTGTGCTTCAATGTGATTTAGTCTGTCcagttgaaattaaaaaaaatgttgtAAGAAAAATCTCAAATGCCTTCAGGTCTATAATTCATGCTGTAATTTCGGGGCACCATTTTCGTTCTTTGCCTGATAGACTTGCTGTGATCATTAAGCTGTCCTTATGTGATCGTTAAGCTGTCCTTACCTTATGAACCAACACGCCCCCATGTAATGGCTGGTTAGTGGTTATAGTATGCATGGCTATCAGGTTAGCAACGGGAGCCTGGCTCCTGATGTCAAGGATAACTAGAGGAGAGCGCCTTCGTGTTCGACCATGACTCCCACCTGCAGACGGTCGGGTGCCGCCTCGTCCGGCAGTGCATCGAATTGGTTATCGTTCGTGATCTGACAACTATCATATGCGAGAGTTACTAAGGTGAGACTGCAGCGTCGCAAGATCCGTTCATCCAAGGAACTGCATCAAAAAACAGCTTCTCCAAGGCATAAACTCAGATCAAACAACAAAACTTCCTAATCAAACAATCTCTCTTTATAACTATAGCTGAGAAGCAGAGTGAAAACCTAACGATAAAAGAAGCGATGCGGTTACAAACAAAGTTTCTGTTTTCTTTACCAGAAATAGCATCAAAGTAAAACAGCAAGAAAGTTTCACCGTCTCAGTGGAGCTTTCTTGAGGCACCTAATTTTGTACATTCATCAATGTCAGATCTCCCAAGAAAACCCATTCAGAATACCACCTTTAGTAATGAATATATATGCACTACTACTGGAACAAATGCCAGTGGTTCTCGTGTGAAAAATGCTCCTTGAGCTTCTCAAGCCTCTTGAGGATCTCCAAGAAAGATGGTCTCAGACTGATATCCCCAGACCAACATAGCTCAACCAAACTGCAAAAAACGAGGGTTAAAATACAAAATAGCAGGAAACTAGCCACATTAACGTGACAGTTGTAGAGTGACAAAGGTTGTTTGGCTTGTACATACTCCTTCAGTTCATTAGTATGTCCTTTACGGAAAGCTGGGCGATGCCCTTCTGCAACATACTTAGCAGCCTCATAAGGTTCGTAGTTGGAGAAAGGTGGATCGCCTTCCAGCATCTATAATCATACAGAATAATCGGTCATTCAAAAGTACCTAACTCACAAACTGAGCGGGGACCCGTTAGTACAAGGGCCTCCACAGCTCTAGCAAAAAGGGTCCAAAGGATCTAAGTGCCCCGTGGGTCCACCCCTGTTTTAGCCTAACAAGTTACCTCATATAGTATCATGGCAAAAGAGAAGATATCAACTTTCTTGTCATATTTCCGGTGCTTGAAAACTTCAGGGGCCATGTAGCGGTCTATTTTTGTATGAAAATCAGAACAGTTCAATATCAGTTAATAGCACTAATTCAAGAGAAGAGATTAAATGTTGTGTGGTAGCTCCTGAAGCTTACAGCTTCCCGTTTCTCCAGTCATCTTGTATACATCACTGGCATGCTGAGCTTTGATGATCTTGCTAAGACCAAAATCTCCAACTTTCAAATGGTTGGCAGCAGAATTCACCAGAAGAATGTTTCTAGAAATTGGCATATTATTAAGATAGAATGGACCAAAACTATCTCATGTTATGAAAACCAAGCAATCCGACAGACCTTGGTTTTAAGTCTCGGTGAATCACAACATTAGGCTCATTATGAAGATATGCCATTCCTCTGCAAAACAGAAAATCAATGAAGACAGTAACACATTATCACGGCTAAGACTTACTGGGAACTAAATTACTACATGGAATGAGTGACAGTAGTATGCGATGCAGTGAGGTCAGAAATACAGGCAGACGGTACATGAAGGCTCAAGGATATGGTGTTTGTGGAATAGCTAAGCACATGAGGTCGAAGTACCTTGCAATGTCTAGTGCAAAATTAATAGCAGCAAGTGGGCTGAGTGCACCTTTCTCCTTCAGATATTGATGAAGATCACCCTGAAAAATGCATTTAACTAAACATGAGCAGGTTCCAAATAGTCTACTAAGAACCATGAAACAAAATACATACTCCTCGTAGAAACTCGGTAACTAGCATTAGAGGCTTGGTTTCTGTGACTGCTCCAAGGAACTGGACTATATTTGGATGTCTCAGCTTTATTAGCAAGTTGACTTCATGCTTAAAATCttggctgcagatcaagcagaaAAATTCTAAGAGAACTGTACAAAAAAACATACACAAACATGTGTCTTATAACTAGAACATCTACAGTCCACACCTTCGACCAAAATTGGTTAAAACACAATTCATAAAAAATCCATGTAGACAAATCAGTTATACTGAAGCAGGTTAACAGTTATTCTGACAGTTTACTTACATCACCAGCCTGTCATCAGATAGGGATGGAAGAATGCGCTTGACAGCAATAGGTGTTCCTCGCCAATTTGCTTTCAGAATTTCACCGAAAGAGCCCTGTGGTAGGTAGCAGGTTCAAGATAAcccaaatacaaaaaaaaaacaata
This portion of the Panicum virgatum strain AP13 chromosome 2N, P.virgatum_v5, whole genome shotgun sequence genome encodes:
- the LOC120661926 gene encoding dnaJ homolog subfamily C member 16-like isoform X1 is translated as MAMEIPAEVRRYWLPILLFTAGFLFQLLVLPRHFPRTHYDVLGIERFAPVERVVEAYEQLSKEWLSETNHQPTVDIIKIRYAYELLTNPILKRDYDLFGLDEHMDVLERVKEQYQKEHFLKIDLPLLKDSAVSLNDDAFNVLTHESFMSSIAEEYPLIILVYSKGSPRCSQFIEYWKQISARLDGIAQTAMVEIGDSQLAGHFSEKGFSKQPFFRNGVPAIVAYPANCRSPSCYMRYLGGLFVDSVVDWVASSVIGLPRILYYSKEALGPQFIGKSGNHKVKVIFFSRAGERAAPFLRQAAQEYSSYTSFAFVLWREDESQIWWNSLGVESAPALVFLKGPGTKPVVHHGTFSKSEFTEMMEEHKHNDLRQLRSDTSLELGCDARGHSRAGNDAAIWYCVIVAGRPGVELSKKRQILCKAQDQLIGDVNRSAIGNVANSVEVSSAATALKDERLTFVWLDGEVQKQICAFYLATDYSGACGPRGFGDDNDIPEIFIVRFQRNATYEALKAEKKNNLVEALQGQQADASQLVARYKGPDEIQEINRWISQIIRDGDSREIPYFTSKVPDLVPEETSKEWLRSTKSIRSAGKSLREKIGFHFQDYLTDPRIGSTLLMCGCISFGIIWFRNNKPTQSTQREKAPKDKTKRPRPKLSTSLFGQPGSIADVEPKDARQWEMSDSDSD
- the LOC120661926 gene encoding uncharacterized protein LOC120661926 isoform X2 gives rise to the protein MDVLERVKEQYQKEHFLKIDLPLLKDSAVSLNDDAFNVLTHESFMSSIAEEYPLIILVYSKGSPRCSQFIEYWKQISARLDGIAQTAMVEIGDSQLAGHFSEKGFSKQPFFRNGVPAIVAYPANCRSPSCYMRYLGGLFVDSVVDWVASSVIGLPRILYYSKEALGPQFIGKSGNHKVKVIFFSRAGERAAPFLRQAAQEYSSYTSFAFVLWREDESQIWWNSLGVESAPALVFLKGPGTKPVVHHGTFSKSEFTEMMEEHKHNDLRQLRSDTSLELGCDARGHSRAGNDAAIWYCVIVAGRPGVELSKKRQILCKAQDQLIGDVNRSAIGNVANSVEVSSAATALKDERLTFVWLDGEVQKQICAFYLATDYSGACGPRGFGDDNDIPEIFIVRFQRNATYEALKAEKKNNLVEALQGQQADASQLVARYKGPDEIQEINRWISQIIRDGDSREIPYFTSKVPDLVPEETSKEWLRSTKSIRSAGKSLREKIGFHFQDYLTDPRIGSTLLMCGCISFGIIWFRNNKPTQSTQREKAPKDKTKRPRPKLSTSLFGQPGSIADVEPKDARQWEMSDSDSD
- the LOC120661927 gene encoding transmembrane emp24 domain-containing protein p24delta9-like; translation: MAARRPGSPASRWLRPSALLLLVALALLSAPRPARALRFDLESGHTKCISDEIKINSMAVGKYHVFGPDPNFPDAQLPESHRISLRVTSPYGNSMHYAENVQSGHFAFTATEAGDYLACFWAPDHKPPVTIGFEFDWRSGVSAKDWPSVAKKGKVDMMELELKKLEETIKNIHEEMFYLREREEEMQDLNRRTNSRMAWLGFLSLGICLSVAGLQLWHLKTFFERKKLL
- the LOC120661928 gene encoding integrin-linked protein kinase 1-like, encoding MNGAEEAAAGGGGSGGGSSGAGSSGGGSGGGAARRRFDDKGLVARTSLILWHTHQNDVGAVRKLLEEDAALVNARDYDSRTPLHVAALHGWHDVAECLIANGADVNAQDRWQNTPLADAEGAKRQTMIELLKEHGGLTYGKTGSHFEPKTIPPPLTNKADWEINPLELDFAKAVVIGKGSFGEILKANWRGTPIAVKRILPSLSDDRLVIQDFKHEVNLLIKLRHPNIVQFLGAVTETKPLMLVTEFLRGGDLHQYLKEKGALSPLAAINFALDIARGMAYLHNEPNVVIHRDLKPRNILLVNSAANHLKVGDFGLSKIIKAQHASDVYKMTGETGSYRYMAPEVFKHRKYDKKVDIFSFAMILYEMLEGDPPFSNYEPYEAAKYVAEGHRPAFRKGHTNELKDLVELCWSGDISLRPSFLEILKRLEKLKEHFSHENHWHLFQ